Proteins from one Mastacembelus armatus chromosome 16, fMasArm1.2, whole genome shotgun sequence genomic window:
- the dcst1 gene encoding E3 ubiquitin-protein ligase DCST1 isoform X2, whose translation MDRTGLRRRSAPHSTVERLSLAVLPPAVHRFLFSQSGEFVVAHLVFRALFGALSGTVLFLAVANNLPPTFDLKLGAGLSFVAVCAVGGALSSSFRCSILLMFPSMLGSRGHSYLMLFILSVLYKGPVSNMQRNVETAALSLSCNLDLQVNHSKLLWRDVVRPFVLITQELMDSKAEFESEALSVSRKFQSIRDELVLQYGYDRFTPAHNTTATAANSTQEKFTAKTMMQCSSVVNEGVQRCADWFKLRWEECMEAIPVPVINHILCVSMKFHFLCDIMRVMTPWCREHIPVEGNFGQLFDQLNVSVDLLSREFGAELVLQEQQQQAVLGGAPMDQDFTQAVRGSFQNLAATMGQVLNVLHLLLSFTFITIFTGAFTYLRQYRTDIRFDNTYITTYFRQIDARRKKAGKRCLLPLKPSEKKKLINPCSFKIHPEELKQVTSSVFRVVYVSLLCVVLLTVDFALFHVLDIVSRHTFTQFNLTSGHQVDIKVGGDSMMARLLQMTISAFNSSSSLYIQTDNQTGVYVSCVCCVLLVALLSCLQVYTNRLQRVIAAFYHPRREKKRILFLYNLQIQRRISSTDRKHIITRGQRIRAVFQCVSRCGRRLCHH comes from the exons ATGGACCGGACCGGGCTGCGGAGACGGTCCGCTCCTCACAGCA CTGTGGAGAGGCTCAGTCTGGCCGTTCTGCCTCCAGCTGTTCATCGATTCCtcttcagccaatcaggagaGTTTGTGGTGGCTCACCTGGTGTTCAGAGCGCTGTTCGGAGCCCTGAGCGGCACAG TCCTGTTCCTGGCTGTCGCCAACAACCTCCCGCCGACCTTTGACCTGAAGCTGGGGGCCGGACTTTCATTTGTTG CTGTTTGCGCCGTGGGCGGAGCCTTGTCCTCGTCCTTCAGGTGTTCGATCCTCCTGATGTTTCCCAGCATGCTCGGCTCCCGCGGGCACTCGTACCTGATGCTGTTCATCCTGTCTGTGCTGTACAAAG GACCGGTGTCTAACATGCAGCGTAACGTGGAGACGGctgctctgtctctgagctgtaACCTGGACCTGCAGGTTAATCACAGCAAGTTACTGTGGAGGGACGTCGTCAGGCCGTTTGTGCTCATCACACAGGAGCTCATG GACAGTAAAGCGGAGTTTGAGTCGGAGGCTCTGAGCGTCAGCAGGAAGTTTCAGAGCATCAGAGATGAGCTCGTCCTCCAGTACGGATACGACAGATTCACACCTGCGCACAACACCACCGCCACCGCCGCCAACAGCACACAGGAGAAGTTCACCGCAAAGACCATGATGCAGTGCAGCA GTGTGGTGAATGAAGGTGTGCAGCGCTGCGCTGATTGGTTCAAACTCAGGTGGGAGGAGTGTATGGAGGCGATACCTGTCCCCGTCATCAACCACATTCTCTGTGTCTCCATGAAGTTCCACTTCCTGTGTGACATCATGAGAG TGATGACCCCGTGGTGCAGAGAGCACATTCCTGTGGAGGGAAACTTCGGGCAGCTCTTCGATCAGCTCAACGTTTCTGTCGACCTGCTGTCCAGAGAGTTCGGCGCCGAGCTCGTCCTGCAG gaacagcagcagcaagcgGTGTTGGGTGGAGCTCCAATGGATCAGGACTTCACTCAGGCCGTCAGGGGATCCTTCCAGAACCTGGCGGCAACGATGGGACAGGTGCTGAACGtcctccacctgctgctgtCCTTCACCTTCATCACCATCTTCACTGG ggcGTTCACTTACCTCAGACAGTACAGGACGGACATTCGATTTGACAACACCTACATCACCACCTACTTCAGACAGATTGACGCCCGTCGGAAGAAGGCG GGGAAGCGCTGTCTGCTGCCTCTGAAACcatcagagaagaagaaactcATCAACCCCTGCAGTTTCAAAATTCACCCAGAGGAGCTGAAACAAGTG ACGTCCAGCGTGTTTCGGGTGGTGTatgtctctctgctctgtgtcgTCCTGCTCACTGTCGACTTCGCTCTGTTCCACGTGCTGGACATCGTCAGCAGACACACCTTCACCCAGTTTAACCTgacca GTGGTCATCAGGTGGACATCAAAGTGGGCGGGGACTCCATGATGGCCCGCCTCCTGCAGATGACAATTTCAGCCTTCAATAGCTCGTCCAGTCTCTATATCCAGACCGACAACCAGA caggtgtgtatgtgagctgtgtgtgttgtgtcctGTTGGTGGCGCTGCTCAGCTGCCTTCAGGTTTACACCAATCGCCTCCAACGGGTCATCGCCGCCTTCTACCACCCACGg agggagaagaagaggattTTGTTTCTCTACAACCTGCAGATCCAGAGACGGATTTCCTCCACAGACAGGAAACACATCATCACCCGAGGACAGAGGATCAGGGCG gtgtttcagtgtgtgagcAGGTGTGGGCGTCGACTCTGTCATCACTGA
- the dcst1 gene encoding E3 ubiquitin-protein ligase DCST1 isoform X1, with protein sequence MDRTGLRRRSAPHSTVERLSLAVLPPAVHRFLFSQSGEFVVAHLVFRALFGALSGTVLFLAVANNLPPTFDLKLGAGLSFVAVCAVGGALSSSFRCSILLMFPSMLGSRGHSYLMLFILSVLYKGPVSNMQRNVETAALSLSCNLDLQVNHSKLLWRDVVRPFVLITQELMDSKAEFESEALSVSRKFQSIRDELVLQYGYDRFTPAHNTTATAANSTQEKFTAKTMMQCSSVVNEGVQRCADWFKLRWEECMEAIPVPVINHILCVSMKFHFLCDIMRVMTPWCREHIPVEGNFGQLFDQLNVSVDLLSREFGAELVLQEQQQQAVLGGAPMDQDFTQAVRGSFQNLAATMGQVLNVLHLLLSFTFITIFTGAFTYLRQYRTDIRFDNTYITTYFRQIDARRKKAGKRCLLPLKPSEKKKLINPCSFKIHPEELKQVTSSVFRVVYVSLLCVVLLTVDFALFHVLDIVSRHTFTQFNLTSGHQVDIKVGGDSMMARLLQMTISAFNSSSSLYIQTDNQSCVSPPSSLSAGVYVSCVCCVLLVALLSCLQVYTNRLQRVIAAFYHPRREKKRILFLYNLQIQRRISSTDRKHIITRGQRIRAVFQCVSRCGRRLCHH encoded by the exons ATGGACCGGACCGGGCTGCGGAGACGGTCCGCTCCTCACAGCA CTGTGGAGAGGCTCAGTCTGGCCGTTCTGCCTCCAGCTGTTCATCGATTCCtcttcagccaatcaggagaGTTTGTGGTGGCTCACCTGGTGTTCAGAGCGCTGTTCGGAGCCCTGAGCGGCACAG TCCTGTTCCTGGCTGTCGCCAACAACCTCCCGCCGACCTTTGACCTGAAGCTGGGGGCCGGACTTTCATTTGTTG CTGTTTGCGCCGTGGGCGGAGCCTTGTCCTCGTCCTTCAGGTGTTCGATCCTCCTGATGTTTCCCAGCATGCTCGGCTCCCGCGGGCACTCGTACCTGATGCTGTTCATCCTGTCTGTGCTGTACAAAG GACCGGTGTCTAACATGCAGCGTAACGTGGAGACGGctgctctgtctctgagctgtaACCTGGACCTGCAGGTTAATCACAGCAAGTTACTGTGGAGGGACGTCGTCAGGCCGTTTGTGCTCATCACACAGGAGCTCATG GACAGTAAAGCGGAGTTTGAGTCGGAGGCTCTGAGCGTCAGCAGGAAGTTTCAGAGCATCAGAGATGAGCTCGTCCTCCAGTACGGATACGACAGATTCACACCTGCGCACAACACCACCGCCACCGCCGCCAACAGCACACAGGAGAAGTTCACCGCAAAGACCATGATGCAGTGCAGCA GTGTGGTGAATGAAGGTGTGCAGCGCTGCGCTGATTGGTTCAAACTCAGGTGGGAGGAGTGTATGGAGGCGATACCTGTCCCCGTCATCAACCACATTCTCTGTGTCTCCATGAAGTTCCACTTCCTGTGTGACATCATGAGAG TGATGACCCCGTGGTGCAGAGAGCACATTCCTGTGGAGGGAAACTTCGGGCAGCTCTTCGATCAGCTCAACGTTTCTGTCGACCTGCTGTCCAGAGAGTTCGGCGCCGAGCTCGTCCTGCAG gaacagcagcagcaagcgGTGTTGGGTGGAGCTCCAATGGATCAGGACTTCACTCAGGCCGTCAGGGGATCCTTCCAGAACCTGGCGGCAACGATGGGACAGGTGCTGAACGtcctccacctgctgctgtCCTTCACCTTCATCACCATCTTCACTGG ggcGTTCACTTACCTCAGACAGTACAGGACGGACATTCGATTTGACAACACCTACATCACCACCTACTTCAGACAGATTGACGCCCGTCGGAAGAAGGCG GGGAAGCGCTGTCTGCTGCCTCTGAAACcatcagagaagaagaaactcATCAACCCCTGCAGTTTCAAAATTCACCCAGAGGAGCTGAAACAAGTG ACGTCCAGCGTGTTTCGGGTGGTGTatgtctctctgctctgtgtcgTCCTGCTCACTGTCGACTTCGCTCTGTTCCACGTGCTGGACATCGTCAGCAGACACACCTTCACCCAGTTTAACCTgacca GTGGTCATCAGGTGGACATCAAAGTGGGCGGGGACTCCATGATGGCCCGCCTCCTGCAGATGACAATTTCAGCCTTCAATAGCTCGTCCAGTCTCTATATCCAGACCGACAACCAGA GTTGTGTgtctcccccctcctccctgtcagcaggtgtgtatgtgagctgtgtgtgttgtgtcctGTTGGTGGCGCTGCTCAGCTGCCTTCAGGTTTACACCAATCGCCTCCAACGGGTCATCGCCGCCTTCTACCACCCACGg agggagaagaagaggattTTGTTTCTCTACAACCTGCAGATCCAGAGACGGATTTCCTCCACAGACAGGAAACACATCATCACCCGAGGACAGAGGATCAGGGCG gtgtttcagtgtgtgagcAGGTGTGGGCGTCGACTCTGTCATCACTGA